A section of the Streptomyces sp. V3I8 genome encodes:
- a CDS encoding TetR-like C-terminal domain-containing protein, with amino-acid sequence MTTPTSPAPHAGSRPGGRSAKVRAAVHRAVQEVVSEDSLDVLTIPVVAARAGVHATTVYRRWGSIGDLLADVATSRFSGDIVVPDTGSLREDLQRYAFDLARDLGDPDTLALVRATIGTGGEQGAAACRGERERGLEAILEREQARDGRPPTLEHTTDALLAPLYYRAVFTNEPLTPEWTRTLVSRLLPD; translated from the coding sequence ATGACCACGCCGACTTCTCCCGCACCCCACGCCGGCAGCCGTCCCGGCGGCCGCTCCGCCAAGGTCCGTGCGGCCGTCCACCGGGCCGTCCAGGAGGTGGTGAGCGAAGACAGTCTCGACGTACTGACGATCCCGGTGGTGGCCGCCCGCGCAGGCGTCCACGCCACCACGGTCTACCGACGCTGGGGCTCCATCGGCGATCTGCTCGCCGACGTCGCGACCAGCCGCTTCTCCGGCGACATCGTCGTGCCGGACACCGGAAGCCTCCGCGAGGACCTGCAGCGCTATGCGTTCGACCTCGCCAGGGACCTCGGCGACCCGGACACCCTCGCCCTCGTACGCGCCACCATCGGCACCGGCGGAGAACAGGGCGCCGCCGCCTGCCGCGGAGAACGCGAGCGAGGGCTCGAAGCCATCCTGGAACGGGAACAGGCCCGCGACGGCCGGCCCCCGACCCTGGAACACACCACGGACGCCCTGCTCGCCCCCCTCTACTACCGGGCCGTCTTCACCAACGAGCCCCTCACCCCCGAATGGACACGCACCCTCGTGTCACGCCTGCTGCCCGACTGA
- a CDS encoding IS3 family transposase: MNRFQFVADHQCRYDVKRLCTLLGIARSSFYCWCGTAAARAACRAADVKLVARIRAVHRAWDGTCGVPRITAELRENGEVVNHKRVARVMKTTGPAGLRLRRRHRTTIPGPAAAKVPDLIGCDFTADQTNIQHVGDITYLPLDGPVGASPVLSFTAITGPSTAAGPSPTPAARPASPGP, encoded by the coding sequence GTGAACCGCTTCCAGTTCGTCGCCGACCACCAGTGCCGCTACGACGTGAAGCGGCTGTGCACCCTCCTCGGCATCGCCCGCTCGAGCTTCTACTGCTGGTGCGGGACAGCAGCCGCCAGGGCGGCCTGCCGGGCCGCCGACGTGAAACTCGTTGCCCGGATACGCGCGGTTCACCGGGCCTGGGACGGCACCTGCGGCGTCCCCAGAATCACCGCCGAGCTTCGGGAGAACGGCGAGGTGGTGAATCACAAGCGCGTCGCGCGGGTCATGAAGACGACCGGGCCGGCCGGGCTCCGCCTGCGCCGCAGGCACCGCACCACCATCCCCGGCCCGGCCGCCGCGAAGGTCCCGGACCTGATCGGCTGTGACTTCACCGCCGACCAGACGAACATCCAGCACGTCGGCGACATTACCTACCTTCCTCTGGACGGACCCGTGGGAGCCTCGCCGGTGCTGTCTTTCACAGCGATCACGGGGCCCAGTACTGCAGCCGGGCCTTCGCCGACGCCTGCCGCGCGGCCGGCGTCACCCGGGCCATGA
- a CDS encoding MarR family winged helix-turn-helix transcriptional regulator: MAVDGAQLWTLNQRLLAVVMDACTQELAELGLETKEFFVLAEVEASPYPAEIATALLLPKASVTVYVRNLVAKGFIRREIDDADLRRHRLVLTAEGTEARDRALAALAAEYDRRLARITPRDRTELQRILQEMLSPA, encoded by the coding sequence ATGGCGGTCGACGGGGCGCAGCTGTGGACGCTGAACCAGCGGCTGCTGGCAGTCGTGATGGATGCCTGCACGCAGGAGCTGGCCGAGCTCGGGTTGGAGACGAAGGAGTTTTTCGTCCTGGCCGAGGTGGAGGCATCGCCGTACCCGGCCGAGATCGCGACCGCGCTGCTGCTGCCCAAGGCGAGCGTGACGGTCTACGTCCGCAACCTCGTCGCCAAGGGGTTCATCCGGCGCGAGATCGACGACGCGGACCTGCGGCGTCACCGGCTCGTACTAACCGCTGAGGGCACCGAGGCGCGGGATCGTGCACTTGCAGCCCTCGCGGCGGAGTATGACCGCAGGCTGGCGAGAATCACTCCGCGGGACCGCACCGAGCTGCAGCGCATCCTTCAGGAGATGCTCTCGCCCGCATGA
- a CDS encoding NADH:flavin oxidoreductase/NADH oxidase, producing the protein MSGTPFAGPEMSPLHLRDVTVANRVWMSPMAQYSAAADGKPTDWHLVHYGARAVGGAGLVMVEATAVGPAHRCTTADLGIWNEEQAAAHRRLVSFISEQGAVPAIQLQAAGRKGSHQLPWVGLGQNDPVGVADGGWKTVAPSTVPFGNLSLPQEASHADIDAVVADFAHAAEMAHLAGYQVAEIQASHGYILHAFLSPLSNHRTDEFGGSLQNRMRFPLRVARAVRQAFPAEKPVFVRITATDWVEGGVSIEEAAAFAKELAAVGIDFLDVTSGVLVQDAQARPPVREGVHVEFAETLKQASGLPVAPVGQIGDLSLAGEVVASGQADAVLMGRAWLRDPYLVLRHRRDDPSSWPNQYYRAL; encoded by the coding sequence GTGTCCGGTACACCTTTCGCGGGCCCCGAGATGAGTCCCCTGCACCTGCGGGACGTCACGGTCGCCAACCGTGTGTGGATGTCCCCGATGGCTCAGTACTCCGCAGCGGCGGACGGCAAGCCGACCGACTGGCACCTCGTGCACTACGGGGCGCGGGCGGTCGGCGGAGCCGGGCTGGTCATGGTCGAGGCCACGGCCGTCGGGCCGGCTCACCGGTGCACGACGGCGGACCTCGGCATCTGGAACGAAGAGCAGGCCGCCGCGCACCGGCGTCTGGTCTCGTTCATCTCCGAGCAGGGTGCGGTTCCCGCGATCCAGCTGCAGGCCGCGGGCCGGAAGGGGTCGCACCAGCTGCCCTGGGTCGGGCTGGGCCAGAACGACCCGGTGGGCGTGGCTGACGGCGGCTGGAAGACGGTCGCGCCGTCGACAGTTCCCTTCGGGAACCTGAGCCTTCCGCAGGAGGCGAGCCACGCCGACATCGACGCGGTCGTCGCGGACTTCGCCCACGCGGCCGAGATGGCTCACCTGGCGGGATACCAGGTGGCCGAGATCCAGGCGTCGCACGGATACATCCTCCACGCGTTCCTCTCCCCCCTGTCCAATCACCGGACGGACGAGTTCGGCGGAAGTCTGCAGAACCGGATGCGCTTCCCGCTGCGCGTGGCCCGAGCCGTTCGGCAGGCCTTCCCGGCGGAGAAGCCCGTCTTCGTCCGCATCACGGCCACGGACTGGGTCGAGGGCGGCGTCTCCATCGAGGAGGCGGCGGCATTCGCCAAGGAACTGGCCGCCGTGGGCATCGACTTCCTCGACGTCACCTCCGGGGTGCTGGTGCAGGACGCACAGGCCCGGCCGCCGGTGCGTGAAGGGGTTCACGTCGAGTTCGCGGAGACGCTCAAGCAGGCCTCGGGGCTCCCGGTCGCCCCGGTCGGGCAGATCGGCGACCTGTCGCTGGCGGGCGAGGTCGTGGCGAGCGGCCAGGCGGACGCGGTGCTGATGGGACGTGCTTGGCTGCGCGATCCCTACCTCGTCCTGCGCCACCGGCGCGACGACCCCTCGTCCTGGCCGAACCAGTACTACCGCGCCCTGTGA
- a CDS encoding LysR family transcriptional regulator: MELTVWRTFVTVCRLGSLSAAAAELHHTQSAVSRQIAGLERQLGAALIRRHARGVRPTPAGEVFRRHALATLDEADRAVRAVREVRDGTADRLLAVGAPPSLAAGVVPGAVRALLERTGPRRWSLLPGLSAQLHHRVTAGDLDIAVVTDAPPGLLHDPRVERRFLGLDDMVVVLPVGHPRAGNGPVHIRELADRTWAEDNDGSAALLGQHAARAGVDARIDLSAADLPGKLALVATGHAIALVPGVLTSALRADVTTVPLVDPPTRGIYTITPRHDAHPCAPLLLDLLAAAFA, translated from the coding sequence ATGGAACTGACGGTGTGGCGGACCTTCGTGACCGTGTGCCGGCTCGGATCGCTGTCGGCCGCCGCCGCCGAACTCCACCACACGCAGTCGGCCGTCTCCCGGCAGATCGCCGGCCTCGAGCGGCAGCTCGGCGCGGCCTTGATCCGGCGTCATGCCCGAGGCGTGCGTCCGACGCCCGCCGGCGAGGTCTTCCGGCGCCACGCCCTGGCCACGCTCGACGAGGCCGACCGTGCCGTCCGCGCCGTACGGGAGGTGCGCGACGGGACCGCCGACCGGCTGCTGGCCGTCGGCGCTCCCCCGTCCCTGGCCGCGGGCGTCGTCCCCGGGGCCGTCCGCGCCCTGCTGGAACGGACCGGACCCCGGCGGTGGAGCCTGCTGCCCGGCCTGAGCGCGCAACTGCACCACCGCGTGACCGCCGGCGACCTCGACATCGCCGTCGTCACCGACGCACCACCCGGTCTGCTCCACGACCCGCGCGTCGAGCGCAGGTTCCTCGGTCTCGACGACATGGTCGTCGTACTGCCCGTCGGCCATCCGCGGGCCGGGAACGGCCCGGTGCACATACGGGAGCTGGCGGACCGGACCTGGGCCGAGGACAACGACGGCTCGGCCGCCCTCCTGGGACAGCACGCCGCCCGCGCCGGAGTCGACGCCCGCATCGACCTCTCCGCGGCCGACCTGCCCGGCAAGCTGGCCCTGGTCGCCACCGGCCACGCCATCGCGCTGGTCCCCGGGGTGCTGACAAGCGCGCTGCGGGCCGACGTCACCACCGTGCCCCTCGTCGATCCCCCGACCCGCGGCATCTACACGATCACCCCGCGCCACGACGCCCACCCGTGCGCACCGCTCCTCCTCGACCTGCTCGCCGCGGCCTTCGCCTGA
- a CDS encoding alpha/beta hydrolase: MLQHLTIPRGPINLAADLHLPDNADSSAPLPAVVLSTPGSSVKEQIGANYASRLAARGIAALVLDPAHQGQSEGEPRDLEDPYRRGEDISYAIDALTTTPGIDPQRIGVLGICAGGGYAVHTARTDHRIKAVGTVVPVNIGAAFRSFSPNGPAAALDALAGARIEEARSGEATRVNWLPDTLEDATAAGLTDIDTTQAVTYYRTERGGNEHSTNRRLLRSDSLLLGYDAFHLIDQLMTQPLQVILAGRIGNTGSYDMGMQLWKLAPNPVDLMTIDGAGHYEMYDEPEYVDAAVERLTNFYVNNL, encoded by the coding sequence ATGCTTCAGCACCTCACGATCCCGCGCGGTCCCATCAACCTCGCCGCGGACCTCCACCTGCCCGACAACGCCGACAGCAGCGCACCGCTGCCCGCCGTGGTGCTCTCCACCCCAGGCAGCAGCGTGAAGGAGCAGATCGGCGCCAACTACGCCTCCCGCCTCGCCGCCCGCGGCATCGCGGCGCTCGTCCTCGACCCCGCCCATCAGGGCCAGAGCGAGGGCGAGCCCCGCGACCTCGAAGACCCCTACCGCCGCGGCGAGGACATCTCCTACGCCATCGACGCGCTCACCACGACCCCCGGCATCGACCCGCAGCGCATCGGCGTCCTCGGCATCTGCGCCGGCGGCGGCTACGCCGTGCACACCGCCCGCACCGACCACCGCATCAAAGCCGTCGGAACCGTCGTCCCCGTCAACATCGGCGCCGCGTTCCGCAGCTTCTCCCCCAACGGTCCGGCCGCAGCACTCGACGCCCTTGCCGGCGCGCGCATCGAAGAAGCCCGATCCGGCGAGGCGACCCGCGTGAACTGGCTGCCCGACACCCTGGAGGACGCCACGGCAGCGGGCCTGACCGACATCGACACCACTCAGGCCGTCACTTACTACCGCACCGAGCGCGGCGGTAACGAACACTCCACGAACCGGCGCCTCCTGCGCAGCGACTCCCTCCTGCTGGGCTACGACGCCTTCCACCTCATCGACCAGCTCATGACCCAGCCCCTGCAGGTCATCCTCGCCGGACGCATCGGCAACACCGGCTCCTACGACATGGGCATGCAGCTGTGGAAACTGGCCCCCAACCCGGTCGACCTCATGACGATCGACGGCGCCGGCCACTACGAGATGTACGACGAGCCCGAATACGTCGACGCCGCCGTCGAAAGGCTCACCAACTTCTACGTCAACAACCTGTAA
- a CDS encoding alginate lyase family protein, producing the protein MTSSLAAATDIAPSRRLDRGPWTVVDKPGPAPGGDVRDYPSQAPYWWPSRTPPTGDPYGCPYVQRDGERNLEADTGTGRQDLEKVFDSSYDQQEGAAENNHGRFHDLLVAGPASATGDRDLVRRTVRDAAPRRVAAQIAADGSRPQELARTRSRHYSTFGLVAYVRPAAIGRHVGVDLWRYRGPPGRSLSRAVRHPLPAATGQVADAGDAGARKAVPRLEEPPGGDLWALRPAAEQLDSITG; encoded by the coding sequence ATGACGTCCAGCCTCGCAGCCGCCACTGACATCGCGCCTTCGCGCAGGCTCGACCGGGGCCCCTGGACGGTCGTCGACAAGCCCGGGCCCGCGCCGGGCGGCGACGTCCGCGACTATCCGAGCCAGGCCCCGTACTGGTGGCCGAGCCGGACTCCCCCGACCGGCGATCCCTACGGCTGCCCGTACGTCCAGCGGGACGGCGAGCGCAATCTTGAGGCCGACACGGGCACCGGCCGCCAGGATCTCGAGAAGGTCTTCGACTCCTCGTACGATCAGCAGGAGGGTGCCGCGGAGAACAACCACGGCAGGTTCCACGACCTGTTGGTGGCCGGCCCGGCGTCCGCCACCGGCGACCGGGACCTGGTCCGCCGGACCGTGCGCGACGCCGCCCCCCGGCGGGTCGCCGCCCAGATCGCGGCGGACGGGAGCCGGCCGCAGGAACTCGCCCGGACCAGGAGCCGGCACTACTCGACCTTCGGCCTCGTCGCGTACGTCAGGCCGGCGGCGATCGGACGGCACGTCGGCGTGGACCTGTGGCGCTACCGGGGACCGCCGGGCCGGAGCCTCTCCAGGGCCGTGCGCCATCCGCTCCCCGCGGCGACGGGACAGGTCGCGGACGCCGGCGACGCCGGAGCGAGGAAGGCGGTCCCCCGGCTGGAGGAACCGCCGGGCGGTGACCTCTGGGCCCTGCGGCCCGCGGCCGAGCAACTCGACTCCATCACGGGCTGA
- a CDS encoding hydroxyacid dehydrogenase — MTPHVPGPGFRPRAAVAMSQDAAAAVLDRRALDAFRQVCDLAPPPVLDDLSTPRARSVLADVDLLVTGWGCPVLDAEVLRAAPRLRAVVHTAGSVRGHVTDACWERGIEVSSAAAANALPVAEYTLGMILLSGKRVLERARDYRVSRTRGNSLRTSHGIGNYRSTVGILSASLIGRRVVELLRPHDIEVLLHDPYVGDADAAELGVERVGLAELFARCDTVSVHTPLLPTTRGLVGRPLIDAMPAGALLINTSRGAVVDQEALTDAVLAGRIRAVLDVTDPEVLPADHPLWDCENALITPHLAGSEGNEWRRLADLALAETARWASGTGFLHPVRRERLAFLA, encoded by the coding sequence GTGACCCCGCACGTCCCCGGCCCCGGTTTCCGGCCCCGTGCCGCCGTGGCCATGTCCCAGGACGCCGCTGCGGCCGTCCTCGACCGGCGGGCGCTCGACGCGTTCCGCCAGGTCTGCGACCTCGCCCCGCCCCCGGTGCTCGACGACCTGTCGACACCGCGGGCGCGGTCGGTGCTGGCCGACGTCGACCTGCTGGTCACCGGGTGGGGCTGCCCGGTCCTGGACGCGGAGGTGCTGCGCGCGGCGCCCCGGCTGCGGGCCGTCGTGCACACCGCGGGCAGCGTGCGCGGCCACGTCACGGACGCCTGCTGGGAGCGCGGGATCGAGGTGTCCTCCGCCGCCGCGGCCAACGCCCTGCCGGTCGCCGAGTACACCCTCGGCATGATCCTGCTCTCCGGGAAGCGGGTCCTGGAGCGCGCCCGCGACTACCGGGTGTCGCGGACCCGCGGCAACTCGCTGCGCACCTCCCACGGCATCGGCAACTACCGCAGCACCGTCGGCATCCTCTCCGCCTCGCTGATCGGGCGCCGGGTCGTCGAGCTGCTGCGGCCGCACGACATCGAGGTCCTGCTCCACGACCCGTACGTCGGGGACGCGGACGCCGCCGAACTCGGTGTGGAGCGCGTCGGGTTGGCGGAGCTGTTCGCGCGCTGCGACACGGTCAGCGTGCACACCCCGCTGCTGCCCACCACCCGGGGCCTGGTCGGCCGGCCCCTGATCGACGCGATGCCGGCCGGCGCCCTGCTCATCAACACCTCCCGCGGAGCGGTCGTCGACCAGGAGGCGCTCACCGACGCCGTCCTGGCGGGCCGGATCAGGGCCGTGCTGGACGTCACCGACCCCGAGGTGCTGCCGGCGGACCATCCCCTGTGGGACTGCGAGAACGCGCTGATCACCCCCCATCTGGCGGGTTCCGAGGGCAACGAGTGGCGGCGCCTGGCCGACCTCGCGCTCGCCGAGACCGCCCGCTGGGCGTCCGGTACCGGCTTCCTCCATCCCGTACGACGCGAAAGGCTGGCGTTCCTGGCATGA
- a CDS encoding DUF2264 domain-containing protein: MSIPFELPSEGRASSPYTGYTRAHWEAVADGLLAAAWHWSTPGRALLDLPGRPSRSGVRSDGLEGFARTFLAAGFRVAGADGEDPHHWLERYAQGLASGTRSPGRDDAESWPLILDHDVQGQPMVESASVALGLRLTAPWLWKRLDAGVQDRVEEWLRGALRHVPAPNNWYLFPYTVAGFLESVGRGDAETAAVRRRALDLLEGWYRGGGWYADGDGRAFDHYNGWALHLYPVLDAHLAGDTELLARYGGRLREHLDGFALMFGADGAPLHFGRSLAYRFAASAAVGLGAVTGHTPLTPGASRRLASGSLRHFLDRGALTDDGLLSLGWYGPHEATLQSYSGPSSPYWASKAFVALLAPAGHPLWTATEEPAPVEEADRVLALPAPGLLVQATREDGIVRLHNHGSDHVRPHEAETAAEDDPHYGRQAYSTRTGPTAAGNTADNHLSVEVNGRPGVRRRIHPLGAGHGDGWGWAASWHRPVFAGGPPMVPGLRVESVTVARGPHELRVHRVVGAPPGARVTHTGWATGPRESLVSALHGLHGWAPETETVRAPQGTAYVPWAEMPRLTGTAEGTSLHVSLAALTDGPGAGPPAEAVTHVLADDTGVEVVWADDGARTRVSFDPVRVTHG; this comes from the coding sequence ATGAGCATCCCCTTCGAACTCCCCTCCGAGGGCCGTGCGTCGAGCCCGTACACCGGCTACACCCGCGCCCATTGGGAGGCCGTCGCGGACGGGCTCCTGGCCGCCGCGTGGCACTGGAGCACACCGGGTCGCGCCCTGCTCGACCTGCCGGGGCGGCCGTCGCGCTCGGGAGTGCGCTCCGACGGTCTGGAGGGCTTCGCCCGGACGTTCCTCGCGGCCGGTTTCCGGGTCGCGGGCGCCGACGGGGAGGACCCGCACCACTGGCTGGAGCGGTACGCGCAGGGGCTGGCCTCGGGCACCCGTTCGCCGGGGCGCGACGACGCCGAGTCCTGGCCGCTGATACTCGACCACGACGTCCAGGGCCAGCCCATGGTGGAGTCGGCGTCGGTCGCGCTCGGCCTGCGCCTGACCGCGCCCTGGCTCTGGAAGCGTCTCGACGCCGGGGTCCAGGACCGGGTGGAGGAGTGGCTGCGCGGTGCGCTGCGGCACGTGCCCGCGCCGAACAACTGGTACCTCTTCCCGTACACGGTCGCCGGGTTCCTGGAGTCGGTGGGACGCGGCGACGCCGAAACCGCCGCGGTACGGCGGCGGGCCCTCGACCTGCTGGAGGGCTGGTACCGGGGCGGCGGCTGGTACGCGGACGGGGACGGACGCGCCTTCGACCACTACAACGGCTGGGCCCTGCACCTGTATCCGGTGCTGGACGCCCACCTGGCCGGGGACACGGAGCTCCTCGCACGGTACGGCGGACGGTTGCGCGAGCACCTCGACGGCTTCGCGCTGATGTTCGGCGCGGACGGGGCGCCCCTCCACTTCGGCCGCTCGCTCGCGTACCGCTTCGCCGCCTCCGCGGCCGTCGGCCTGGGGGCGGTGACCGGGCACACGCCGCTGACGCCGGGCGCCTCACGCCGGCTGGCGAGCGGCAGCCTGCGGCACTTCCTCGACCGCGGGGCGCTCACCGACGACGGTCTGCTGAGCCTGGGCTGGTACGGGCCGCACGAGGCCACCCTGCAGTCGTACTCCGGCCCGTCCTCGCCGTACTGGGCGTCGAAGGCGTTCGTCGCGCTCCTCGCGCCCGCCGGCCACCCCCTGTGGACCGCGACCGAGGAACCCGCGCCGGTGGAGGAGGCCGACCGCGTGCTGGCCCTGCCCGCGCCGGGACTGCTCGTCCAGGCGACGCGCGAGGACGGGATCGTACGGCTGCACAACCACGGCAGCGACCATGTGCGGCCGCACGAGGCGGAGACGGCCGCCGAGGACGACCCGCACTACGGACGGCAGGCCTACTCGACCCGGACCGGGCCGACCGCGGCCGGGAACACCGCGGACAACCACCTGTCGGTGGAGGTGAACGGCCGGCCCGGTGTGCGGCGCCGGATCCATCCGCTCGGCGCGGGACACGGGGACGGCTGGGGCTGGGCGGCGTCGTGGCACCGGCCCGTCTTCGCCGGCGGCCCCCCGATGGTCCCGGGGCTGCGGGTGGAGAGCGTGACCGTGGCACGGGGGCCGCACGAACTGCGGGTGCACCGCGTGGTGGGGGCGCCCCCGGGGGCCCGTGTCACCCACACCGGATGGGCGACCGGCCCGCGGGAGTCCCTGGTCTCGGCGCTGCACGGCCTGCACGGCTGGGCCCCGGAGACCGAGACGGTCCGGGCCCCGCAGGGGACGGCGTACGTGCCGTGGGCCGAGATGCCGCGCCTGACCGGCACGGCGGAGGGTACCTCCCTGCACGTCTCCCTGGCCGCCCTCACCGACGGACCGGGTGCCGGCCCGCCGGCGGAGGCCGTCACGCACGTCCTCGCCGACGACACCGGTGTCGAGGTGGTCTGGGCGGACGACGGCGCGCGTACACGGGTGTCGTTCGACCCGGTCCGGGTGACGCACGGGTGA
- a CDS encoding glycoside hydrolase family 76 protein, translated as MAVRPHPLPGALLALLLALTGLVALPSPARAATPVCALACDTLDPSKAQRDTFPVPDRTVNGRVVRLHVSDPDGMAWASIDGGTAGDAVWLDRSWDRGATWEGLLGRASVPGSWTGTRTLMHNITDPVGHRRGWIRACGDAAGVTCTDWVYPKVCDGTSCDGADPSTAAGDDTPVPATSLFGRAISLHVDHRSGMAWGVVANGGAGDEIWLDRSWDGGASHPEGSSLGRTSVPAGAASTRTAMFATRDPRGLLYGGAVRACGREAAHQEGSCTAWARPAPTRARAAADALMASYHTNEGWWQSSWWNSAVALTSVIDFAEQSGRHDYDWVIARTYEQNRGTFPAGGRGSDPIEGHFISRAIDDAGWWAVAWLAAYDHTGERRYLEEAVTITDYVHRYWDTGTCGGGVWWDRERTYKNAVTNGLYLWLTTSLHQRIGGDTVWGGRATAAADWYLASGMIGSSGLVNDGITAGCANNGQTVWSYNQGLAIGAFTQLWRSTGSGRYLDTAERLADTAISSPALTRGGVLTESCDLGTASCDDNQKQFKGIFVRHLADLADATGSARYGTYLAKQADSVWTTDRDTLNRLGQRWSGTVPNPSDWRTQASALGALTAAGRLAD; from the coding sequence ATGGCGGTACGCCCCCACCCCCTCCCCGGCGCACTCCTGGCCCTGTTGCTCGCCCTGACCGGCCTCGTCGCCCTGCCCTCCCCCGCCCGTGCCGCGACACCGGTCTGCGCGCTGGCGTGCGACACCCTCGACCCCTCGAAGGCACAACGGGACACGTTCCCGGTGCCGGACAGGACCGTCAACGGCAGGGTCGTGCGCCTGCACGTCTCCGACCCGGACGGCATGGCCTGGGCGAGCATCGACGGCGGCACGGCCGGCGACGCGGTCTGGCTGGACCGCTCCTGGGACCGGGGCGCCACCTGGGAGGGCCTGCTCGGCAGGGCGAGCGTCCCCGGCTCGTGGACCGGCACCCGTACCCTCATGCACAACATCACCGACCCGGTCGGGCATCGGCGCGGCTGGATCCGGGCCTGCGGTGACGCCGCCGGCGTGACCTGTACCGACTGGGTGTACCCGAAGGTGTGCGACGGCACGTCCTGCGACGGCGCCGACCCATCCACCGCGGCCGGTGACGACACCCCCGTCCCGGCCACCAGCCTCTTCGGACGCGCCATCAGCCTGCACGTCGACCACCGGAGCGGCATGGCCTGGGGCGTCGTGGCGAACGGCGGCGCGGGCGACGAGATATGGCTGGACCGCTCCTGGGACGGCGGCGCGAGCCACCCCGAGGGCTCCTCCCTCGGCCGCACGAGCGTGCCGGCCGGAGCCGCCTCCACCCGGACCGCGATGTTCGCCACCCGGGACCCGCGCGGTCTGCTGTACGGCGGGGCGGTCCGCGCCTGCGGCCGCGAGGCGGCGCACCAGGAGGGCAGCTGCACGGCCTGGGCCAGGCCCGCACCGACCCGGGCCCGCGCGGCGGCAGACGCGCTGATGGCCTCGTATCACACGAACGAGGGCTGGTGGCAAAGCAGTTGGTGGAACTCTGCCGTCGCGCTCACCTCGGTGATCGACTTCGCCGAGCAGAGCGGCCGGCACGACTACGACTGGGTGATCGCCCGTACCTACGAGCAGAACCGGGGCACCTTCCCGGCGGGCGGACGCGGTTCGGATCCGATCGAGGGCCACTTCATCAGCCGGGCGATCGACGACGCGGGCTGGTGGGCGGTGGCCTGGCTGGCGGCGTACGACCACACGGGCGAGCGGCGCTACCTGGAGGAGGCCGTCACCATCACGGACTACGTGCACCGTTACTGGGACACCGGTACCTGCGGCGGCGGTGTGTGGTGGGACCGGGAGCGCACCTACAAGAACGCCGTGACCAACGGGCTGTACCTCTGGCTCACGACCTCGCTGCACCAGCGGATCGGCGGTGACACCGTGTGGGGCGGCCGGGCGACCGCGGCGGCCGACTGGTACCTCGCCAGCGGGATGATCGGTTCCTCCGGTCTGGTCAACGACGGAATCACCGCGGGCTGCGCCAACAACGGGCAGACCGTGTGGAGTTACAACCAGGGACTCGCCATCGGCGCCTTCACCCAGTTGTGGCGGTCCACCGGGAGCGGCCGGTACCTGGACACGGCCGAGCGGCTGGCGGACACCGCGATCTCCTCGCCGGCGCTGACCCGCGGCGGCGTGCTGACGGAGTCCTGCGACCTCGGCACGGCCTCCTGCGACGACAACCAGAAACAGTTCAAGGGCATCTTCGTACGGCACCTCGCGGACCTGGCGGACGCCACCGGCTCGGCCAGGTACGGGACGTACCTGGCGAAGCAGGCCGACTCGGTCTGGACGACCGACCGGGACACGCTCAACCGCCTCGGCCAACGCTGGTCGGGGACCGTCCCGAACCCGTCGGACTGGCGCACCCAGGCCAGTGCGCTGGGAGCGTTGACGGCGGCCGGCCGACTGGCGGACTGA